In Equus caballus isolate H_3958 breed thoroughbred chromosome 7, TB-T2T, whole genome shotgun sequence, one DNA window encodes the following:
- the DOHH gene encoding deoxyhypusine hydroxylase isoform X2 codes for MVTEQEVEAIGRSLVDPQQPLQARFRALFTLRGLGGPAAIAWISRAFDDDSALLKHELAYCLGQLQDPRAVPVLVDVLRDTRQEPMVRHEAGEALGAIGSPEVLEVLKEFEADPVVEVAETCQLAVRRLEWLQQRGGAPAPEGPYLSVDPAPPAEERDVGRLRAALLDEARPLFDRYRAMFALRDTGGEEAALALAEGLRCGSALFRHEVGYVLGQLQHEAAVPALVAALARRAESPMVRHECAEALGAIARPACLAALRAHAGDPERVVRESCAVALDLYAHESGAAFQYADGLERLRAPPPDPDPGPDPRV; via the exons ATGGTGACCGAGCAGGAGGTGGAAGCCATCGGGCGCTCGCTGGTGGACCCACAGCAGCCCCTACAGGCCCGCTTCCGGGCGCTCTTCACGCTGCGCGGCCTCGGCGGCCCCGCGGCCATCGCCTGGATCAGCCGGGCCTTCGATGACGACTCCGCGCTGCTCAAACACGAGCTGGCCTACTGCCTGGGCCAGCTGCAGGACCCGCGGGCCGTGCCCGTGCTGGTGGACGTGCTGCGGGACACCCGCCAGGAGCCCATGGTGCGCCACGAGGCGG GGGAGGCCCTGGGGGCCATCGGGAGCCCCGAAGTGCTGGAGGTCCTGAAGGAGTTCGAGGCCGACCCCGTCGTCGAG GTGGCGGAGACGTGCCAGCTGGCCGTGCGGCGGCTGGAGTGGCTGCAGCAGCGCGGTGGCGCGCCGGCGCCCGAGGGGCCCTACCTCTCGGTGGACCCGGCGCCCCCGGCCGAGGAGCGCGACGTGGGGCGTCTGCGGGCGGCGCTGCTGGACGAGGCGCGGCCGCTCTTCGACCGCTACCGGGCCATGTTCGCCCTGCGCGACACCGGCGGCGAGGAGGCCGCCCTGGCGCTGGCCGAGG GCCTGCGCTGCGGCAGCGCCCTGTTCCGCCACGAGGTCGGCTACGTGCTGGGCCAGCTGCAGCACGAGGCGGCGGTGCCCGCGCTGGTGGCCGCCCTGGCGCGGCGCGCCGAGAGCCCGATGGTGCGGCACGAGTGCGCCGAGGCGCTGGGGGCCATCGCCAGGCCCGCCTGCCTGGCCGCGCTGCGCGCGCACGCCGGCGACCCCGAGCGCGTGGTGCGCGAGAGCTGCGCGGTGGCCCTGGACCTGTACGCGCACGAGAGCGGCGCGGCCTTCCAGTACGCGGACGGCCTGGAGCGcctgcgcgcgccgccgcccgaCCCCGACCCCGGCCCCGACCCCCGCGTCTAG
- the DOHH gene encoding deoxyhypusine hydroxylase isoform X1 encodes MSLDSACCVSVSAGTGAHSRFRVSPRRGDFDWTPPPRGAALVPSGQVTWAPRWRLPERAASVAVCEAAAAAAAGARCGAGPGGRARGVLVPGRAHGRRSGAGAMVTEQEVEAIGRSLVDPQQPLQARFRALFTLRGLGGPAAIAWISRAFDDDSALLKHELAYCLGQLQDPRAVPVLVDVLRDTRQEPMVRHEAGEALGAIGSPEVLEVLKEFEADPVVEVAETCQLAVRRLEWLQQRGGAPAPEGPYLSVDPAPPAEERDVGRLRAALLDEARPLFDRYRAMFALRDTGGEEAALALAEGLRCGSALFRHEVGYVLGQLQHEAAVPALVAALARRAESPMVRHECAEALGAIARPACLAALRAHAGDPERVVRESCAVALDLYAHESGAAFQYADGLERLRAPPPDPDPGPDPRV; translated from the exons ATGTCCTTAGACTCTGCCTGCTGTGTGAGTGTGAGCGCTGGCACCGGAGCCCACTCGCGCTTCCGGGTCTCCCCGCGCCGCGGCGACTTTGACTGGACTCCTCCCCCCCGCGGCGCTGCGTTGGTTCCGTCCGGCCAGGTCACGTGGGCGCCAAGATGGCGGCTCCCAGAGCGCGCCGCGAGCGTCGCGGTCTGTGAAGctgcagcggcggcggcggcgggagcacGGTGCGGAGCTGGGCCTGGCGGGCGGGCGAGGGGG GTTCTCGTGCCCGGGCGGGCCCACGGCAGGCGGAGCGGGGCGGGCGCCATGGTGACCGAGCAGGAGGTGGAAGCCATCGGGCGCTCGCTGGTGGACCCACAGCAGCCCCTACAGGCCCGCTTCCGGGCGCTCTTCACGCTGCGCGGCCTCGGCGGCCCCGCGGCCATCGCCTGGATCAGCCGGGCCTTCGATGACGACTCCGCGCTGCTCAAACACGAGCTGGCCTACTGCCTGGGCCAGCTGCAGGACCCGCGGGCCGTGCCCGTGCTGGTGGACGTGCTGCGGGACACCCGCCAGGAGCCCATGGTGCGCCACGAGGCGG GGGAGGCCCTGGGGGCCATCGGGAGCCCCGAAGTGCTGGAGGTCCTGAAGGAGTTCGAGGCCGACCCCGTCGTCGAG GTGGCGGAGACGTGCCAGCTGGCCGTGCGGCGGCTGGAGTGGCTGCAGCAGCGCGGTGGCGCGCCGGCGCCCGAGGGGCCCTACCTCTCGGTGGACCCGGCGCCCCCGGCCGAGGAGCGCGACGTGGGGCGTCTGCGGGCGGCGCTGCTGGACGAGGCGCGGCCGCTCTTCGACCGCTACCGGGCCATGTTCGCCCTGCGCGACACCGGCGGCGAGGAGGCCGCCCTGGCGCTGGCCGAGG GCCTGCGCTGCGGCAGCGCCCTGTTCCGCCACGAGGTCGGCTACGTGCTGGGCCAGCTGCAGCACGAGGCGGCGGTGCCCGCGCTGGTGGCCGCCCTGGCGCGGCGCGCCGAGAGCCCGATGGTGCGGCACGAGTGCGCCGAGGCGCTGGGGGCCATCGCCAGGCCCGCCTGCCTGGCCGCGCTGCGCGCGCACGCCGGCGACCCCGAGCGCGTGGTGCGCGAGAGCTGCGCGGTGGCCCTGGACCTGTACGCGCACGAGAGCGGCGCGGCCTTCCAGTACGCGGACGGCCTGGAGCGcctgcgcgcgccgccgcccgaCCCCGACCCCGGCCCCGACCCCCGCGTCTAG